A stretch of Mya arenaria isolate MELC-2E11 chromosome 14, ASM2691426v1 DNA encodes these proteins:
- the LOC128217260 gene encoding transcription cofactor vestigial-like protein 4 isoform X2 has translation MNGMEPGLTALDVLSRAASMVETNDREAQDSLYKGLPPMGRPSPLHDRTPLSGSPPAPPMEHSDHRASPGKLLPTKISKHERVKAWLEVSTRPPKYEKESSHPVNGTTHRVVRSVTPPDYHEAISGEGYQRASYLSSHGGLRTPPPHPPPRYPHPPVDLHHEAPLNLSLSNPGERQGRSASPLSRPSVITCATVPERRYDSASNGSLSPSGKDSEAAIDPAIEEHFRRSLGHKYPQFLVKSQSVTPSPPPPPPAISHAISHILPPSPRERTASPVANRTSPPETNGHKNVSITGSVDDHFARALGDSTWSALKAKTGPGEPPEPGSVDDHFTKALGDTWLKLKAEKDPAPRSQGGASHQFSLPHGMPQPLGRPGPTSLPHQLPQRPTSASPPSHHSPIIST, from the exons CTCAAGATTCCCTGTACAAGGGGCTTCCCCCGATGGGGCGACCATCACCCTTACATGACCGGACCCCTCTCTCTGGTTCCCCTCCCGCCCCACCCATGGAACACAGCGACCATCGTGCCTCACCTGGCAAGCTTCTGCCTACCAAGATCAGCAAACATGAGCGTGTGAAAGCTTGGCTGGAGGTGTCCACCAGGCCTCCAAAGTATGAGAAGGAATCCTCCCACCCTGTCAATGGGACAACACACAG AGTTGTAAGATCGGTTACACCACCTGACTACCACGAGGCAATCAGTGGAGAGGGCTACCAGCGGGCCAGCTACCTGTCTAGTCATGGAGGATTAAGGACGCCACCCCCTCACCCACCACCACGGTACCCCCACCCCCCTGTGGACCTCCACCATGAAGCCCCTCTCAACCTGTCACTTAGCAATCCTGGGGAGAGACAGGGGCGCAGTGCCAGCCCACTCAGTCGGCCCTCTGTGATTACGTGTGCCACTGTTCCAGAGCGCCGATATGACTCTGCCAGCAATGGCTCCCTCAGTCCCAGTGGAAAGGATTCAG aagcCGCTATTGACCCAGCCATAGAGGAGCATTTCCGGCGGTCATTGGGCCACAAGTACCCTCAGTTCCTGGTGAAGTCTCAGTCAGTGACGCCATCTCCACCCCCTCCTCCGCCAGCTATATCACATGCCATCTCTCACATACTCCCACCATCGCCACGAGAACGAACAGCTTCACCCGTCGCAAACAGGACATCCCCTCCCGAAACAAACGGACACAAAAATGTCTCCATTACTG GCTCAGTAGATGATCATTTTGCTCGGGCGCTCGGCGACAGCACATGGTCAGCGTTAAAGGCCAAGACCGGTCCTGGGGAGCCCCCAGAGCCTGGGTCTGTAGACGACCACTTCACCAAGGCCTTAGGGGACACCTGGCTCAAACTCAAGGCAGAGAAGGACCCTGCTCCTCGATCCCAAGGAGGGGCCTCTCACCAATTTTCCCTCCCCCATGGAATGCCCCAGCCCCTAGGGCGGCCAGGACCCACCAGTTTACCACACCAACTACCACAGAGGCCCACATCAGCCTCCCCGCCCTCACACCACTCACCGATTATATCCACCTGA
- the LOC128217500 gene encoding uncharacterized protein LOC128217500 — translation MEQMTDLKAENLKKGAVQVNSDDIVDLIRQSNILGKIGTGCCRGDPLTNKGKRIQLFKILCLTVIPILGVWGFTMHSLTVSVDTKGDIDTAKTSMAVVVMLGQLIHHIQRERDMSVLYLSDLGPGTKTFLLAEYMATDDALQKLTIWPRGLQSNPREEFRSKANLMSFITQHRASLNPNNVDIFEEINFYSSITKEFLEWLVENIKGSGFGSIWKTLVAYQKITRCKEDIGVERAYGAMFYATGHFEKWTDYEFYNEKIHDFKYNYKTAVFYSDAVVPLHREEVEDIQSTGLNITEIIFDYRDEIQNHVQNESYKSIEKAKWFFDNITIYLDSLLQIQLKVAARISSEVEVVLSEVIIKTAVYALMVVVVIAMCPVIMFAANGLSTDIQLYTVTLVEKTKELNVEKYKTETLLYQMVPKSVADNLKSTGSIESEFFKSVTIFFSDIAGFHRITLTVAPMELVRILNNLYTAMDNVIDNFDVYKVETINDSYMVASGLPNKNGDRHAPEIANLAMDILNMMKNKTFPCSKQVNVRLRIGINTGSCMAGIVGNIMLRYCLFGDSINTASRMKTHGSPNRIHISESTQLVLSKVGGFRMKFRGTLNIKGKGLMKTYWIYNRWEDADEIIEAEKEELNIPGELMNYSDVRLCGANTATYIDAGDTGAVSDRRPIWREEDVYVAGSGGDY, via the exons ATGGAACAGATGACAGATTTGAA AGCTGAGAACCTGAAAAAGGGTGCAGTGCAGGTGAACAGCGATGACATAGTGGACCTCATACGACAGTCCAACATACTCGGCAAGATTGGTACAG GTTGTTGTCGCGGTGACCCTTTGACTAACAAGGGTAAGCGTATCCAGCTGTTCAAGATTCTCTGCCTCACCGTCATCCCGATCCTGGGGGTGTGGGGCTTCACCATGCACTCGCTCACTGTCAGCGTGGATACAAAGGGAGACATAGATACC GCAAAGACGTCTATGGCAGTGGTGGTGATGCTGGGCCAGCTGATCCACCATATCCAGCGGGAGCGGGACATGAGCGTCCTCTACCTGAGCGACCTGGGGCCGGGAACCAAGACGTTCCTCCTGGCAGAGTACATGGCCACAGATGACGCCCTGCAGAAACTCACCATATGGCCACGTGGACTACAG AGCAACCCGCGTGAGGAGTTCCGGTCCAAGGCGAACTTGATGTCATTCATCACCCAGCATCGGGCCTCGCTCAATCCGAACAACGTGGACATCTTTGAGGAGATCAACTTCTACAGTTCCATTACCAAGGAGTTCCTGGAATG GTTGGTGGAGAACATCAAGGGTTCCGGGTTCGGGTCTATCTGGAAGACGCTGGTGGCGTACCAGAAGATAACACGCTGTAAGGAGGACATCGGCGTGGAGCGGGCATACGGCGCCATGTTCTACGCCACTGGGCACTTCGAGAAGTGGACCGACTATGAGTTCTACAACGAGAAGATCCACGACTTCAAGTACAACTATAAAACAGCAGTCTTTTACTCGGACGCGGTTGTTCCACTGCATAGGGAGGAGGTGGAAGATATTCAAAGCACGGGCCTCAATATCACAGAAATCATTTTCGATTACCGCGATGAGATTCAAAACCACGTGCAGAATGAGTCGTACAAGTCTATCGAGAAGGCGAAGTGGTTTTTCGACAACATAACCATCTACTTGGACTCGCTGCTGCAGATCCAGCTCAAGGTCGCCGCAAGGATCTCGTCTGAGGTGGAGGTCGTCCTTTCAGAGGTCATCATCAAG ACAGCGGTGTACGcgttgatggtggtggtggtgatcgCGATGTGCCCGGTGATCATGTTCGCAGCGAACGGACTATCTACGGACATCCAGCTGTACACGGTGACGCTGGTGGAGAAAACGAAGGAGCTCAATGTCGAGAAATACAAGACCGAGACGCTCCTCTACCAGATGGTTCCCAAGTCCGTGGCCGATAACCTTAAGAGCACCGGATCG ATCGAGTCAGAATTCTTTAAGTCGGTGACGATATTTTTCTCGGACATCGCGGGCTTCCATCGGATTACTCTCACGGTGGCGCCCATGGAGCTCGTGCGAATCCTTAACAACCTGTACACCGCTATGGATAACGTCATCGACAACTTTGACGTTTACAAGGTCGAGACCATCAATGACTCGTACATGGTTGCGTCAG GTTTGCCTAACAAGAACGGGGACCGCCATGCCCCGGAGATCGCAAACCTGGCCATGGACATTCTGAATATGATGAAGAACAAGACGTTTCCCTGCTCAAAACAGGTGAACGTCCGTCTCCGTATTGGCATCAACACGG GTTCGTGTATGGCTGGGATTGTGGGGAACATCATGCTACGGTACTGTTTGTTCGGTGACTCCATCAACACCGCGTCCCGAATGAAGACGCATGGATCAC CAAACCGCATCCATATAAGCGAGAGCACGCAACTCGTTTTATCGAAGGTGGGCGGCTTTCGCATGAAGTTCCGAGGCACGCTAAATATAAAG GGTAAAGGCTTGATGAAGACATACTGGATCTACAACCGTTGGGAGGACGCTGATGAAATCATCGAGGCGGAAAAGGAGGAGTTGAACATCCCAGGGGAGTTGATGAACTACTCGGACGTCCGCCTGTGCGGCGCCAACACCGCCACCTACATAGACGCCGGCGACACGGGCGCAGTGTCTGATCGACGACCTATATGGCGGGAAGAGGATGTATATGTGGCTGGCTCCGGTGGGGACTACTAG
- the LOC128217261 gene encoding mitochondrial import inner membrane translocase subunit Tim17-A-like — MEEYARDPCPWRIVDDCGGAFSMGAIGGSVFHLIKGYREAAKGKKLYGSINNMKLKAPITGGNFAVWGCCFAATECTLVYVRKKEDPWNSIASGFITGGVLAARNGVGACLVSATIGGVLLAMIEGIGILMTRATASQFDPSNIQFVEDPSQLPQKPSTDPTSPQPPVGFGMTQPHYQ, encoded by the exons ATGGAAGAATACGCACGTGATCCTTG CCCCTGGCGTATAGTGGATGACTGTGGTGGGGCTTTCTCTATGGGGGCCATCGGTGGCAGTGTCTTCCATCTCATCAAGGGCTACCGGGAAGCTGCCAAA ggaAAGAAGCTATATGGTAGTATCAATAACATGAAATTAAAGGCACCAATCACTGGAG GTAACTTTGCAGTGTGGGGGTGTTGTTTCGCTGCCACCGAGTGCACACTGGTTTATGTTCGTAAGAAGGAGGATCCCTGGAACTCCATAGCCAGTGGCTTCATCACAGGAGGAGTGCTGGCAGCAAGAA ATGGCGTTGGTGCATGTTTAGTTTCAGCAACAATAG GTGGTGTATTATTAGCAATGATAGAAGGAATAGGCATTTTGATGACCCGGGCCACAGCCAGTCAGTTTGATCCAT CTAACATCCAATTTGTGGAGGACCCTAGCCAGCTCCCCCAGAAGCCTTCTACTGACCCCACCTCCCCCCAGCCGCCAGTAGGATTTGGAATGACCCAGCCCCATTACCAATGA
- the LOC128217260 gene encoding protein enabled homolog isoform X1, with protein sequence MLNLDPTLEQRSAMSLLEPRLADLRAGFGGYSFGGPGISGLPPSPLLPLWRAPPPGPPVSLCTIPSCQCALSVSRSYLSAPDLYDYPAYSAYSAAYSWYLKSAQDSLYKGLPPMGRPSPLHDRTPLSGSPPAPPMEHSDHRASPGKLLPTKISKHERVKAWLEVSTRPPKYEKESSHPVNGTTHRVVRSVTPPDYHEAISGEGYQRASYLSSHGGLRTPPPHPPPRYPHPPVDLHHEAPLNLSLSNPGERQGRSASPLSRPSVITCATVPERRYDSASNGSLSPSGKDSEAAIDPAIEEHFRRSLGHKYPQFLVKSQSVTPSPPPPPPAISHAISHILPPSPRERTASPVANRTSPPETNGHKNVSITGSVDDHFARALGDSTWSALKAKTGPGEPPEPGSVDDHFTKALGDTWLKLKAEKDPAPRSQGGASHQFSLPHGMPQPLGRPGPTSLPHQLPQRPTSASPPSHHSPIIST encoded by the exons ATGTTAAACTTGGATCCAACACTAGAACAGCGCAGTGCCATGTCTTTGTTGGAGCCCCGACTAGCTGACTTAAGGGCAGGGTTTGGTGGATACAGTTTTGGGGGGCCAGGAATCAGTGGACTCCCGCCCAGCCCCCTGCTGCCTCTATGGCGGGCCCCACCCCCAGGCCCTCCTGTGTCACTGTGTACGATACCCTCGTGCCAGTGTGCCCTCTCTGTGTCCCGGTCTTATCTCTCCGCCCCGGACCTCTATGATTATCCGGCATATTCAGCATACTCCGCTGCATATTCTTGGTATCTCAAGTCAG CTCAAGATTCCCTGTACAAGGGGCTTCCCCCGATGGGGCGACCATCACCCTTACATGACCGGACCCCTCTCTCTGGTTCCCCTCCCGCCCCACCCATGGAACACAGCGACCATCGTGCCTCACCTGGCAAGCTTCTGCCTACCAAGATCAGCAAACATGAGCGTGTGAAAGCTTGGCTGGAGGTGTCCACCAGGCCTCCAAAGTATGAGAAGGAATCCTCCCACCCTGTCAATGGGACAACACACAG AGTTGTAAGATCGGTTACACCACCTGACTACCACGAGGCAATCAGTGGAGAGGGCTACCAGCGGGCCAGCTACCTGTCTAGTCATGGAGGATTAAGGACGCCACCCCCTCACCCACCACCACGGTACCCCCACCCCCCTGTGGACCTCCACCATGAAGCCCCTCTCAACCTGTCACTTAGCAATCCTGGGGAGAGACAGGGGCGCAGTGCCAGCCCACTCAGTCGGCCCTCTGTGATTACGTGTGCCACTGTTCCAGAGCGCCGATATGACTCTGCCAGCAATGGCTCCCTCAGTCCCAGTGGAAAGGATTCAG aagcCGCTATTGACCCAGCCATAGAGGAGCATTTCCGGCGGTCATTGGGCCACAAGTACCCTCAGTTCCTGGTGAAGTCTCAGTCAGTGACGCCATCTCCACCCCCTCCTCCGCCAGCTATATCACATGCCATCTCTCACATACTCCCACCATCGCCACGAGAACGAACAGCTTCACCCGTCGCAAACAGGACATCCCCTCCCGAAACAAACGGACACAAAAATGTCTCCATTACTG GCTCAGTAGATGATCATTTTGCTCGGGCGCTCGGCGACAGCACATGGTCAGCGTTAAAGGCCAAGACCGGTCCTGGGGAGCCCCCAGAGCCTGGGTCTGTAGACGACCACTTCACCAAGGCCTTAGGGGACACCTGGCTCAAACTCAAGGCAGAGAAGGACCCTGCTCCTCGATCCCAAGGAGGGGCCTCTCACCAATTTTCCCTCCCCCATGGAATGCCCCAGCCCCTAGGGCGGCCAGGACCCACCAGTTTACCACACCAACTACCACAGAGGCCCACATCAGCCTCCCCGCCCTCACACCACTCACCGATTATATCCACCTGA